From the Sardina pilchardus chromosome 11, fSarPil1.1, whole genome shotgun sequence genome, the window GCAGTTGATTGAATGAAAGCCTTTCTTATTAACATAAGATGAGTCTTCAGCATTGGGGGCTTTGATGGCTATATGACCACAGTCTACTACGCCGATGACATTAGGTATTCCAGCTACCCTGTAGAACTCCTCTTTGGACTGCTGCTTGGTGGAATCATCTCTAGTAAAACAAATGAATTCTGCTGACTTCTCAATTAACGCTTTAGTAACGTTGGTAACACAGCGACTCATGGAGGCTTGGCTGATGCCTATAGCGTCTCCCATCTTGCTCTGAAAAGACCCAGATGTGTAGAATCCGAGAGCAGCCAGAATCTGTACATCCGGACTGATGGCTCTTGATCTCTGTGTGCGTCGCGTCAGGCTGTCCCGCAACAGTTCCACCAAGTAGTAAATGAACTCTCTTGGGAAACCGAATGTTGTCAACAGGAATTCGTCGGAAACAGAGTCTATGTCAAATCTGTCCAGTGTTTTATGTCCTCTTCCATGAAGCAATAAGTCACAATCTAGTATTGCTATTGGTATTGCCATAACTGATGAATGATCTCCCCAAGTAGTAGGCCTAAGCCCACCTGTAAAATTCAGGAAAATGCCAACTTGTTCCAACTTTTGGCTACTGGATCAATTAAGATAATATCACCAACAAAGTCAAATGGCAAGTCTATATAGCTGtggtagacacacacaatgaataaCTAAACGTGTGATGTAGAAATTGTCCTCGCTTAACCTGTTAATCTCGCAACAATGATTCACATCCTCTTGCATTTCAAAACTAGTGCCATAAGCACAATAGCTAACCAAGCGCGCTAGTCGGCAGTAGCAACATAGCAATGGGGTTATTGCATTTCAAAGACTAATCCTGCTAATTGCCACGCGTAGTAAAATAATTTGGGTAAAACAGAGACAATGTTTAGTATACTAGCCTATTATCCCTTACTACCACATTCTTAACATTGGTTAAAATGTGTCTCGCATATGTACACAAAAAGGTCTCGCACACGTTGTTTATGTGTGACGTGTAAGTGAGTGTTTCAGTTGAATCTGCACTTTCGATACTGGCCTATATTTGTGCGATTTATATAAAGTATATTATTGAATTTAAATGTTATTTACGATGTAAAACTATTTGCATAATTAAATATGCCTCAATCTGAAAGCAAGGGACTCTTCAAATCCTCCAACTTGACAATGGAAGAATTATTGTGAATGTGCGGATTGCTAAATTAACAATACAGGCTACGTAcgaaatcaaaacaaacaaaatatggaGCTGTTTCCAGCGCTTGGTGTATTGGCGACGTGACCTAGTTATTCGTTTCATGTAGACGTCTCATCAGATCTGCTGGACACATCGGTCATTGCTGAATAA encodes:
- the harbi1 gene encoding putative nuclease HARBI1 encodes the protein MAIPIAILDCDLLLHGRGHKTLDRFDIDSVSDEFLLTTFGFPREFIYYLVELLRDSLTRRTQRSRAISPDVQILAALGFYTSGSFQSKMGDAIGISQASMSRCVTNVTKALIEKSAEFICFTRDDSTKQQSKEEFYRVAGIPNVIGVVDCGHIAIKAPNAEDSSYVNKKGFHSINCQIVCDARGLLLCAETHWPGSLQDESIFKQSSVLKYFEEQDKEEGWLLGDNCYPLKKWLMTPVQNPDTPADHRYNLAHTSTHEIVDRTFRAIQTRFRCLDGSKGYLQYSPEKCANIILACCVLHNVSLQSGLDAWTFERTEAKDQSDEMTEHPDTVDSEAHRIRQELILNHFS